The nucleotide sequence GGAACGTTCTCGCCCGCCTTCGCCTAACACCTAGCGTCGGCCCATGTCCGCCGCCCCGCCCGTGCTCCCCGACCAGGCCCTGCGCCGCGTGCTGGCCATCGCCCGGGCCGATGGCTGGAGCGTCGTGCTCATCGCGGCCCTGGGTGGACTCGTCACGGTGGTGCAAGGCGCCTGGATCGAAACCGCGGCCGCCGGGCTCGTCGTCCTCGCCGGCCTAGGTGAACTCCACGGCCACCGCCGGCTGCTCCGCCGTGATGCCCAGGGCTTGGGCTGGATGATCGCCGCCCAATTGTTCCTGCTGGCCGTCATCTGGGCCTACGCCTGGTGGCGCTGGCGGTATTTCGATCCGGCCGGCCTGTGGGCGGAATTGCCGGGCTTGGTCCGGACGGAGCTGGATCGCCAGTTGCTCATCGCCGGGCTGGATCCCGAGCTCGACCGGCCTTTTCTGCTGCAGTTGGTCAACCGCCTGACCTGCTTCGTGCTCGCCGTGGTGTCCGCGGTCTACCAAGGCGGGTTGGCCGCCTATTACGCCCTGCAGGGCAACCGCGTCCGACAGGCGCTGGCCGCCCCGCCGCCGCCCTCCCCGCCCTTGTAAGAGCCGGTTTACCGGCGCTCAGGGCAATCGCTTGCCAGCCCGCTCCCACCGCCTAACCTCTCCCCCATGTCCAAGGAGCGATACATCGCGGCCAAGCAAAAGTGGGCCGAAAAACAGAAGGCGCAGGGCGTCACCCCGCGCCTCACCGCGGCGACCGACCGTCTGCCGCCCGGCCAGAAACTCACCACCGGATTCCCCGTGCTCGACCTCGGCGTCCAGCCCGCGGTCCCCCTCACCGAGTGGACCCTCACCCTCGACGGCCTCGTCACGCAGCCCGTCACCCTCGACTGGGCCGCTTTCGGCGCCCTGCCGCAGGTGACCGATGTAAGCGACTTCCACTGCGTCACCACCTGGAGCAAGTATGACTGCCGCTGGAGCGGCGTGGCCTTCACCACCCTCTTCGAGCTGGTGCAGCCGCCGCCCGAGGCCCGGTACGTCTATTTCACCGGCTACGACGGCTACTCCACCAACGTACCGCTCGAGCACTGCCTCGACGACGATGTGCTGATCGCCACCCACTTCGACGGCGCGCCCGTCTCCCGCGAGCACGGCGGCCCCGCCCGCGTGATCATCCCGAAACTCTACGCCTGGAAGGGCGCGAAGTTCGTGAAGACCGTGACCTTCCTCGCCGAGGACCGCCTCGGCTTCTGGGAGGTCCGCGGCTACCACAACATCGGCGACCCGTGGAAGGAAGAGCGCTACGCGTAAAGGCCAATCCGATCCCTACCGCTAATTGGCGCTAATGTTCGCTAATCTCCGAAGCATTCCGCAATTCCGTCCGTGTTTCCAAGCTTGGCCTTAGCGGCGATTAGCACGAATGAGCGGTTCCCCTGCTTTCCATGTCTTCCTTCTTTCCCCAGGACATCATCATCAAGAAACGTGACGGCGGCGCGCTGACGCGCGACGAGATCACCTTCTTCGCCCGCGGCGTGGCCGACGGCTCCTTCGCCGACTACCAGGCCACGGCGCTGCTCATGGCCATCTTCTGGCGCGGCATGACGCCGCAGGAAACCGCTTGGCTGACCGACGCCATGCTCCACTCCGGCGAGGTCATCGACCTGCGCGACCTGCCCGGGGCCAAGGTGGACAAACACTCCACCGGCGGCGTCGGCGACAAGGTCTCGCTCATCCTCGCCCCGCTCGCCGCCGCCTGCGGCCTCAAGGTCCCGATGATGAGCGGCCGCGGCCTCGGCCACACCGGCGGCACCCTCGACAAGCTCGAGGCCATCCCCGGTTTCCGCGTGCAGCTCACCGTGCCGGAATTCCGCGCCATCCTGCAGCAGACCGGTCTCGCCATGATTGGCCAGACGCCTCAGGTCGTCCCCGCCGACCGGAAGCTCTACTCCCTGCGCGACGTCACCGGCACCGTCGAGTGCATCCCGCTCATCTGCGCCAGCATCATGAGCAAGAAACTCGCCGAGGGCATCGACTCGCTCGTCCTCGACGTGAAGTTCGGCCGGGGCGCGTTCATGAAGCGGAAGGAGGACGCCCTCGCGCTCGCCCGGGCGATGGTCGAGACCGGCCGCGCCGCCGGCAAACCCGTGCGCGCCCAGCTCACGGCGATGAACCAGCCGCTCGGCCGCGCCGCCGGCCACACGCTCGAGGTCATCGAGTCCATCGAGTGCCTCAAGGGCCGCGGTCCCGCCGACCTGATGGCGGTCACCTTCGCCCTCACCGGCCACATGCTCATCCTCGGCGGCCTGGCCCGGGATCTCGCCGAGGCGCAGCTCAAGATGGATGCCGCCATCGCCGACGGCTCGGCCCTGCAGAAGTTCCGCGCCATGTGCACCGCGCAGGGCGGTGACGCCCGCGTGGTCGACGATTACACGATCCTGCCCACGGCGAAAATACGTGTCGCGATCAAGGCGCCCGCCGGGGCGACAGGCTTCGTCAGCGAAGTCGATGCCCTCAAGTGCGGCCACGCCATCATGGCCCTCGGCGGCGGCCGCGCGGCCGTGACCGACAAAATCGACCATGCCGTCGGCCTCGCCGACCTGATCAAGCTCGGTGAACCGGTCGCCCCCGGCACCTTGCTCTGCACCCTGCACGCCAACGACGAGGCCCGCGCCGCCCGCGCCGAGGCGTTGGTGCGCGAAGCCATCCGGTTTTCCCCCACCCCGCCCGCGCCCGAGGCCCTGCTGCAGGAACTGATCGAGTG is from Lacunisphaera limnophila and encodes:
- a CDS encoding sulfite oxidase-like oxidoreductase, producing the protein MSKERYIAAKQKWAEKQKAQGVTPRLTAATDRLPPGQKLTTGFPVLDLGVQPAVPLTEWTLTLDGLVTQPVTLDWAAFGALPQVTDVSDFHCVTTWSKYDCRWSGVAFTTLFELVQPPPEARYVYFTGYDGYSTNVPLEHCLDDDVLIATHFDGAPVSREHGGPARVIIPKLYAWKGAKFVKTVTFLAEDRLGFWEVRGYHNIGDPWKEERYA
- a CDS encoding thymidine phosphorylase, whose translation is MSSFFPQDIIIKKRDGGALTRDEITFFARGVADGSFADYQATALLMAIFWRGMTPQETAWLTDAMLHSGEVIDLRDLPGAKVDKHSTGGVGDKVSLILAPLAAACGLKVPMMSGRGLGHTGGTLDKLEAIPGFRVQLTVPEFRAILQQTGLAMIGQTPQVVPADRKLYSLRDVTGTVECIPLICASIMSKKLAEGIDSLVLDVKFGRGAFMKRKEDALALARAMVETGRAAGKPVRAQLTAMNQPLGRAAGHTLEVIESIECLKGRGPADLMAVTFALTGHMLILGGLARDLAEAQLKMDAAIADGSALQKFRAMCTAQGGDARVVDDYTILPTAKIRVAIKAPAGATGFVSEVDALKCGHAIMALGGGRAAVTDKIDHAVGLADLIKLGEPVAPGTLLCTLHANDEARAARAEALVREAIRFSPTPPAPEALLQELIE